CAGACCTAAGCCAGCTGCTCCGTAAAAATATCACCAATCAGTACACGTGCGATTGTGACTTACAAGCCAGTTTTCTTATTAATAACAATTATAACAGTGTACAAACCGGCCGCTTTTAGCTTTACGTTGTCCCGTTATTTGCACAGCGGTTTAAGCTCTGAAAAGCACGCTGGTGTTTACCATGTAGTAAAGGAGTGGAGACAAGTCAAACTTACTGGTGCACAAATGAACTACAGTACAGCCAGACACAGAAATCCAGATGCCCCATTACACAGACGTCTTGTGCATTCATAAATGGGAAACAGTGTGTAACTAACACCCATATAACTTAATAATGAAATCATGAAAATTCTATGTGTTGAACACTAATAGCAATTGGTTTAATTTAAAATGAATCACTATTATGTTCCGCGCCTGGACGTCTCAAAGCTGTTTGTTCTTTTCTCACACCAGATGAAGCTTTGATCATGAAGAACATGCAGCAACTCCTTACACCACCTCGGAAAAGAACGTTATAGGGCAGCAATGCTGGAAACGTCTCCACTCCTTCAccctccacctcaaccacatGGCGAAAAGCGGCGTCGGGTGGGCCCGTCGGTGACTCAACGTGAACGCTCCGGCGTGGAGTGTGAGCTCGAGTCACGACGGGAGGACGGTTCACACGAGCCCTGGACGTGCGAGAATGACACAGATGGCCACCTATTTCAACACGACCCCTTTGTCCACAAAAACGTGTCAAACACGAGGCTACAGTCACGACCACCAACATCTTGGAATAAACAACCTTGAGCAATAAAAAGTGTATCTctacctctatctctctctctttcttctctcatgGACAGCACATCATGTATCATTTATGTTCATTTAAACAAATCTTGATGGTACACTTACAGGTACATCCAGCACCATTCAGAACTCTGGCACCATTTTTTTGCTTCTTCTATCAATGAGAGTGCTAAATAATACACCAGCCCTGTGAAAGTCAAACATGAGCTCACAACAAGACactctttttccttttttccccCCACACTCATTCATCTAGGCATACAGCTGCAGCCTCCTGCATCAGTCTCTCCCCATCTCGAGCTGAATGACCAAAATCATTGATGCAGTTTGGCATCAGCAGAGCTCTGCAGGCTTTGCAGGCGGGAGGAAGTGAGCGCCAGGCTAGGTAGTTTCCTGGCTCGGCCTGTGTAACAGACGGCCTGTGTTGGCTCTGATAGCCAAGCCATCTCCTGCAGCAGGGGCTAGAACAACACAGTACAGCGTACTGACACACTGGTGACAGAAAACTACCACACAGGAGCGGGGGGGCACAATACAGGCACTATGATACATGGAAAATCCACTGCGCCACACAGACGTAAGGTCTCTGAAAATGAATGAGGAACTGAAATTTCACGGTGGTGTACTGTGAAATTACATGGTGCTGTATTGTGATATACTACGTTATGATTTATTATGGTGTTATAACACCACATCACTGCAAATCTTACAATAAAAACACTCAAAGCAATGCTATGTTTGATTTAAGCAACAAGTAACTACAAACTGTAATTGAATCACTGTATTATAATATTCTACTTGACCACAtgcagcatttctgtgtttctaAAATACAATTATAGATCTGGTATCTTTGGCATCATAAGCATTACAAGCTATTTATAACCTACAGAATCATTTACAGTAACAAAAGAAAGATACTTTTAAAGTTTcacttttcatttttttctgtgtgtgtgtatgtgaacacaGAGTTCCTGACATAGTGACCATGCTGTTCCGATATTACACAGGCACTGTAAATATCTCTAGTCATGTTCTAATTGTTGACCTCCTTTAAAATGAAAGCACAGCTTACCCTCCTTCACAGATCTGCACCCGTGGGATCTCGTTGTACTTGGAGGTAGACGGTGGTTCCTCCGCTCCCTCCCCCTTTGGTGTTGCTTCCTCCTCTGTCTGCTCAGCTTGGGAGACCTCGGTGGGGTCTGTGGACTGAGTTGCATGTACCTATACTCGAGAGAGACACGGGCAAGTTCACCAACCCTGCTCCGGGTGCCcagggagacagagatggaggggaggggggaattCACATTCAACATTTTGCGAAAAGTATTTATACTGATTTACTGTTGTAACTCTAGAGAATCAGAGGTAAGTTGAAAGACtatgaaaacaaaatgtttattcGTGAGACATATTTTGTTGAATGTCTTCTGTGCTGTCTGAAATGCTAAGTTACAATACAAATCCTCTTTCAACAAGCCCCCAATTTCATGCAATAGAATGAATACTTTCTCATGCATAATTTCTCATTCTGTATCTCATGCACAGTGCACATCCAGGTGTGTTTACATTTACCTCAGACACCTTGGGCTCCTTGGAGTCCAGAATCACTGGTTTCTCCACTACGGAAGTCGGCATGGCTGCCGTAGTGTAGGTGAAAGGGGTCTGTCTCTGCTTGCAGCACAGTAAGGAAAGCGCTTCTTTGCTGGTTAGGCCTGGAGGGTTGGGGTTCCGTGGACTTATGCACCAAGAAGAATAGACTGAATTTTCGTGGTCACTTTGAACAGATGGATTAGGCTTGGTATAATTCAGATAGCACCAGCTGAATGTAAGGTCTGTGTAAAGAGAAGGAAACGAAGGTTCTTTTTTGCTTACTGGACCAATTGTACTTTGAGCATACACTGGACCCTGTTTGTTGCTGGCGATCAAAGTCTCAGTGCTGCTCTCTGCACCGTCCTTGACCTCGTCCTCTTCCTTCACCCGTTTCTGCTGTTGACTCTCCTGGCTGAACTCCACGCTGCTTGTAGGGGACAGCACTCGCTTATTCCCACCTGAACTGCAGGACTTGGAACCCTCAGACACTGACGGTTGCTCCTTGAAATCGATGGACGGATGAGTGGATGCTGTGGAATCGAATCTTACACCTGAGCAGCCAGGATCCTGAGATGTTCCAGCCATTGTTTGTGACAGTGTAGTGTAGACAGCATTGGCATGGCAGGGTAAGTCTGAATGGAGACGAACTGGAACTGTTTGTATACCAACAGGCCTCAAGAGCTCTTGGCTTGGAGTAATGTTGAGATGTGAATGCTGGTAATGAAGATAATGGGGAAGGTGCAATGAGTGAACACTTGCAGATGACTCCCCAACATTTTCCTCTATCGGGATTTCAAGCTTAAGACCTGTGGACACTGAGGAATAATGCGCTCTTGCAGCACCTGACGGACACTGTGGACTTTCCATGAGTGTATGTTGTTCAGGGTGAACCTGTGTAGATACCTGCGGTACATTCTCCGAATCACCAGGGGGCTGATTCAGTTGCCACTGACCTGCATGTTTGTGAGAGAATGATGGACGAACTGTGTTGCCTAAAGACACATTGTGAGATGTGGACCGCCCAGGGGACTGAGGAGTAGATGGGCTGTTTCTTGGGGAAATGCTTGTACTTGTAGAGGGGGGAATTGCACCAGCTGGTTTTGGGGTTGGATCCTCTTCCTCTGGCTCTCTTACAGCAGAATGCCTTATCAACAGGCACTTGCGCCTTTCCCTCCAACCTGCGGGTGTGCGGTCAGGGGACAGACAGCTGTAATCGAAGGACTTACTCCTCGTTTCAACGGTAGGATTTGTCTGCTGAGAAACGTGAGGGGCTTGCTCAGATGCAGACCGTCGCATCTCTCGGTGAGGATGGTGAAGACCCGTGGGGATCGTCAACATATGAGGAGCCCTCGACCTTCTGGATGACATCGTGTCAACATCACCTTTGACTGGTTCTTCGAGTGAAGCGGAATGACCAGATGCGTGAGACGTAGAACTGTCTTGGTGTGGACTGTGAGGTAATGATGATGACTCAAAACTAGAGTCCCCAGATGACTGTGCTGCTTCTGCAAGACGAAGTCTCTTCTTTTTTGGTGGCAACTTTTCGATAGGAAGTTGCGCCAAAGTCAGGCTCCTCTGGGGCCACTGGAAGTCCCCAACTTTTTCAGTCTCTTTAATATCAGAGACATCCGGTGAGACGGCCATGTTGGTGTTTGTATCCTCTGTGACCAAAATCTCTGGCACTTGAACATTGTGTTGACGTACAAGCTTACGGAAGGTTGGCTTGGTTGCCTGCTCCTTCGAGTGAGAGTCACCAAAAGTTTGATGTAGATCATGAGACAAAAGTTTGTCTTTAGCAGCTTCATATGCACCTTGGGTTCTCAGAATTGGATCCTGTTTATCAAATATACTAGTATGCTGTATCACAGATACTCCTTTAAGCGCACTTTCCTTCTCATGAAGTTGTGATGATGCACTAGACTCTGTATTGGGCTTTTCACATGTTGCAATTGATCCTAGTGGTGGTGTATATGTAGCTGGAATGGTAGGATCATCAAGTTCCAggctctcttcctttctcctcTTTCGTATTCCTAAAGCACCAATTCGGGTTTTATGGAGTGATCCAGGTTCCTCTGCTAGACATACAGGAATTTCAAGCTGATGGGATAGACGGGCTAAGCAGTGGTGAtgcttatgtgttttgtatgtttcCCAGCTGTTGCAAGAAACTCCACATGCTTCACACTCAAATGGTTCGAACTGTTTTTGCTTACAGTCAGGCACCGTAGGGACTGAGAGATGAAAAGATGAGCTTGAACTGAGCTGTTCCTCAGTAGCAACTTCAGCACCAATGGGTAGTTCAATGGCAGGCTGGCGTCTTAGCATACCATGCCGCCTACTCTGAGCTGGCTGTTGTTCTTCAAATGATTGGCTAAGACGAAGGCTACGTGAAGAAGCAGTGGATGCAGCACTCGCTTCTGAAGGTAAGGAGTGACTCCTCATAAGGGGAACAGTGGATGAGAGGTCAGCTGGCTGACTGATACTGAGGGAGTGGTGCTGGAACTTCTCACACGGAACTCCAAGAGTTATGGACCCACTGCTTTTTGGATTCATTTCAATATCCTTTGCACTATGAAGAAGTGTCTCTTTGGGGAGAGATGCCTTTGATTCAACACTGCTCCTTCTGGACAGAGAAAATCTTCTGGGTTTAACACTATCGATCTTGCTTGTGTCTACAACAGCTTCATTGATGGTGATGAGCTTGGTGATGTGGTCAATAACTTGCTTTTTAGGCACTGCGAAAGGGATGGTCCTTGCCTCTTGTCCACCAGATTGTTCTTGCTGATGACGAGCAGATCTCTGTAAATGGCCAAAGCGGCCAAATTTGCCAAGAATGACCTCAGCATAGGTTTTGCCACTTGTGTTCGGGGGACTGTCTTGAGAAACATCTGTGCTCTCAGAACGAGAGAAATAACCAGATTCTGTACTACCTTTGCTTCCTAGCCCAAATGATGAGGAGGCCTCTTCAGATGAGCTCACGGGAGCCTGTCTTCCTCTGCTAAGCCTCATCGCTAGTCTCTTCTTGACAGCATGAGAGTCTTCCATCTCTTGTGACTGCCCTTTAGAGGATATCTCTGTTCTTTGAGATGATATCATCCTTTGACTTTTAAGAGTGAAAGATGAAGATGTCTTACCAGTTTCTTCATCTGATTCTGTAACTGGCTCATCTGGGCAACTCACTCCTGGCCCTTCCGTTCCTGAGGCCAGGCCAGCTTTCACCCTATGGGTGTGGGATTTCCGGTGCTTATAAAGGTTGCTCTTAGTTTTGAAGGAAAAACCACATGGCGCACAAGGATAAGGTCTCTCCCCGGTGTGTGACCGTATGTGTTTCTGTAGAACACTGGGCTTAGCACAGGCACGGCCACAGTAGGTGCATACATACTTTCCTGGTTTCTGAGCTTTACGTTCACGTTTTTGCTTCGGTGTGCTTTCTTGGGTCTCCACGGAGCAATTCAGTACTGATGTTGATGAAGatgaggcctcagtggccttccCACCAGAACCAGACATTGTGCTTTCAGAACTCCCAGAAGCCCATGTCGATTTCTCCCCCTCGGGAGCATCAGATTCCTGAACGTTCTTCTTCTGTAGCCTGAGCCGCTTCCTCTCATGACGAAATCGCTTTGTCTGTTTAGATTGAGGTGATCCATAATGCTGCTGGGAGCAGGTCGTCTGCTGGTGTTGTGGGGAGTAAGTTGCTTGTTCTTGGTTGCTGAGTGAAGACTCTTGTTGAGGGTGTActggacctccagacttctccccAGCACTTACTTGACTACGTGAGACCTCCATAAAATGGGGAAACAGCCTCTAGTGGGATGACACACCTGGAATTATTTGAGTTAGTTATATCACCTCACAATTCTAAAATTATGTAGGTTCATTAAGAGCGCTATTATTTCAGAAAAGTAGCATTTTCTGTGAAATGTAAGGACTGTTCAAACTGCGTAAACCTTGGATAACAAGTAAACATTGTTTCAAGATGAACAGAGTCAATGAGTCAGTAACTGAGACTGTGAGGAACTGCTTCATGAGCTCAGGTTCACAAGCACTGCTGTCCAAGTTACGattccatttttttttcttttctggtgTGTGGGTGCCCAACCCTTTAAAGTTTTATCCTACAAATGCTCTTCCTTGGCACTGAGGTCCTTGGGTCCAATGAATGACTGAGGCTCTTCTTGGTTCAGAGGGCGAGCCACTTCGGAACTTCTGTAACATAccacaaatacataaataaatgaattgGTGCACTCCCAGAATATGAGCTGTGCTCACAAATACACATTTAAATATGCACAAACATATGAATGTGTACACATCTGATTCCCTGTTATGACTTTAATTATAGTTTTTGCATAAGCTAGACAAAAGTGTACTTGTTAATGATATCCTAAACATGTGGTAGattttaatataaaaaatacaGAACAAATAATCTTATTTTAGAAATGCAAGCCacaatcacccccccccccccccccaaaaaaaaaaaaaggttttgatATTTCACTCCATATTAAGTCAAAATAGGATTCCCGAACCAACTGGTAATAAGTGGGAATGTCTTTATGTCAGTGGATGATGGTTCTTGTCTTCAGAGCTCTGCCCACAAATTTTCTCTTGTTACAGTTACAATTACACTATTATTGCCATCTCAAGCTCTCCGTCAGATAAGGGACAGGACATATGAAATCTTATAACTCTCCTGAGACTATTTTACTGCTTTGTACTTAACTGAATACTGCAGTGTCAGTGATATTCACATTTGTATTCTGTGGATGTGCTACTTGAATGTAATTCATATATGTACAACATGTTTAAGGCACCATCATTTTAGTCATTTATTTGCCtccttaaataaaaaaaaaatacaaaagaatTGCTGCTCTTTCACACAGTTGCAATTCACAGTTCATGTGTATATACACTTCTAAGCTTTTTAAGCCTTCTTAGGGTTGGGTTGATTAAAGCAGTCTTAAAGCAGGCCCAGTGCTTGACAAAATAAGCCTTTCCTTACTATTTCCACTGTAGCACACGTAAAGGAACCAGGCGTCCCACTCACTAACCAGCTGGCACCGTTGCCCACGCTGTGCTGTAGGGGGTGGATAGGTGTGGGACCATATGAGATCCTGCTGCTACTCCAAACCTTTGCCAGCGCTGCATTCCAGACCAGTTATGCTGTGGGTTTCTTTGGACCTGACTAAATTATTCTTGGTGCCTTCACGGTCTTCCTGTACAAGCAGGAACCGATTATGATTTATTTGCATTTGACATTTAGATTACCATTATGGAAGGAATGGAACGCTTGCTAAAATTACAATATTACGTTGTCCAGTATTAGAGACTTCCAATTAATTATACTGTAATCTGTCTGTTTTCAAGATTTCTTCCACAAAGTCCTATATGGAgagtaaaaataaacaacaaaggaCCTTGCAATATACAATTATACATCTGAAAAACATAAATGTTCATTCAAacattattttcaaaacaaatctgaacaggAAGAGCAGACATAGGTTACACAGATGTAAAATTCACATCGATTGAATAGATATAGTGAAACTTTCTATCACTTATGCTTGAATAAGGTTTTGTCAAAACAACATTTCCTGTTACATGTGTCAAAACCTCAGGGTCATAGCTATGACAAACAAGCTAGGCTTATACTCTGCACATTATTTGAGTTGCACTGCTAAGGAGAGATTGATGTGTATTTAAAAGATGGTCTGTTTGTGCAGGTGGAATTTTGGAAAGGTGAACAGAAGGTAAGACTGTTCCTCACACATGTTCTTGATTAGGAGACAGAAATATCACCTGACTCCAAACGTGTTAAGGAGCCTTGCGGTAGAGGGAATATGAAAATCTCTCCAGGTAACTGGCTCAACACAAGGTTCTGTCTTGGAGTCCTGGCAAATATTTGCATGTTCAAATGGGCAGCAGGTAGGGGTGACTGGTTTAATTCAGTTTTATAGCACCTGGTttattatataataaataaaaaaactataTATTATAGTTCATAATCTTGAACCCAACATAACTAGTTATAACGAGTAATATATGAAGCAAATGAATTTGTTTATCTTTTGTGCAACACAAAAATATTTCTCTGCAGGCAACACGCATATATCAGAGGCAACTTTCAGTAACAGCATTTAAAAGCACATGATCAAGGCCAAATCTTAACCTTAAAAATATATCTGGTCAACAACTGATTAACACTGCCAAGCACAAATGGTTAGCCAATGCCATGGGCACCAAATAATGAGACATAAGATAATATATAGGATGTATTTGCTTAATATAAGTATACGCTTAATCAGTTTACAATCCAAAATATGTTCCTTAAATGTTTTTCAGAAATAtcaatctccctctctctttcactaatGGGCACCCAGTGGTTGTTCCTATGGCAACGGCCCTAAACCATGCGGCGGCAGATGGAAGCAGAGCTGGAGGGCTAAATTTATCTCCCAGCATCCTCGCTGACAACAGAGAGAGTgtaactacccccccccccccccacctcccacagTCCTCGTCTTTCCGGACAGAAAATGATGGACAGACAAAAATCAATAGTCTTTCATTCTGTCTTCCACCAAACAAATAATAATTGCCATTTACCTGGAGGAAAATAGAGAGGTGGTAAACGAGTACACAAAGGTAGAAAAATGCAGGTAACATACAGGTAACGCTTCCATGTTTCACAACTGAGTTTAGACTGATAAAAATGCCTCCACCACTACTTTTTGATTTGGAGAAGATCATTCTAGCTCAAAAACCCTTAATTTGCAACACGCTTTATTATATGTTATATTGTGATATAACTTGTGCATTTATAAAAGACCATGTTCCTATGTCCTTGAACATTTTGTAAAAATtgtaatacataataataataataataataataataataataagtcatCATGACTGCAATTGTAAATACATTGGGAAAACATCTTGCTATGAGTAAAGAGTCCACTTTGCTATTGTTGATGTCATttccaaaaaaagaaagaatcgCACCTCCTGCATTGCAGACTCCCCCCCCCACTAGCGCCTCATCCCAGATGCAACATTAACAAGGCACTGACTCGGTAGCCATAGTTCCATCAGCAGTGTGCCAGTGATCATCTCCTGGGATGTGAAACCCCTCCGCTGACATTGAgcagtatgcacacacacacacacacacacacacacacacaaatgcgcgTGCGCGCCCAAGCGGACAGACCCCTCGCCGCCGGCCGAGTGGATCTACCCCCGGGGTGTTCTTCTGCCCCTCCgccccccgccacacacagcgTGCCTTTCCAAAGCACACGCTGTACCGCCGCGCAGCACAAACCTTATCATGACTCAGTAGAACAGACAAGCAGCAGAAGCTCTTCAGTGTTCTGGAGACTAGCGGTGAGACTAGCGGTGAGACTAGCGGTGAGTGAAGCGGTCAGTGAAATG
This Brachyhypopomus gauderio isolate BG-103 chromosome 6, BGAUD_0.2, whole genome shotgun sequence DNA region includes the following protein-coding sequences:
- the hivep3a gene encoding transcription factor HIVEP3 isoform X1; protein product: MEVSRSQVSAGEKSGGPVHPQQESSLSNQEQATYSPQHQQTTCSQQHYGSPQSKQTKRFRHERKRLRLQKKNVQESDAPEGEKSTWASGSSESTMSGSGGKATEASSSSTSVLNCSVETQESTPKQKRERKAQKPGKYVCTYCGRACAKPSVLQKHIRSHTGERPYPCAPCGFSFKTKSNLYKHRKSHTHRVKAGLASGTEGPGVSCPDEPVTESDEETGKTSSSFTLKSQRMISSQRTEISSKGQSQEMEDSHAVKKRLAMRLSRGRQAPVSSSEEASSSFGLGSKGSTESGYFSRSESTDVSQDSPPNTSGKTYAEVILGKFGRFGHLQRSARHQQEQSGGQEARTIPFAVPKKQVIDHITKLITINEAVVDTSKIDSVKPRRFSLSRRSSVESKASLPKETLLHSAKDIEMNPKSSGSITLGVPCEKFQHHSLSISQPADLSSTVPLMRSHSLPSEASAASTASSRSLRLSQSFEEQQPAQSRRHGMLRRQPAIELPIGAEVATEEQLSSSSSFHLSVPTVPDCKQKQFEPFECEACGVSCNSWETYKTHKHHHCLARLSHQLEIPVCLAEEPGSLHKTRIGALGIRKRRKEESLELDDPTIPATYTPPLGSIATCEKPNTESSASSQLHEKESALKGVSVIQHTSIFDKQDPILRTQGAYEAAKDKLLSHDLHQTFGDSHSKEQATKPTFRKLVRQHNVQVPEILVTEDTNTNMAVSPDVSDIKETEKVGDFQWPQRSLTLAQLPIEKLPPKKKRLRLAEAAQSSGDSSFESSSLPHSPHQDSSTSHASGHSASLEEPVKGDVDTMSSRRSRAPHMLTIPTGLHHPHREMRRSASEQAPHVSQQTNPTVETRSKSFDYSCLSPDRTPAGWRERRKCLLIRHSAVREPEEEDPTPKPAGAIPPSTSTSISPRNSPSTPQSPGRSTSHNVSLGNTVRPSFSHKHAGQWQLNQPPGDSENVPQVSTQVHPEQHTLMESPQCPSGAARAHYSSVSTGLKLEIPIEENVGESSASVHSLHLPHYLHYQHSHLNITPSQELLRPVGIQTVPVRLHSDLPCHANAVYTTLSQTMAGTSQDPGCSGVRFDSTASTHPSIDFKEQPSVSEGSKSCSSGGNKRVLSPTSSVEFSQESQQQKRVKEEDEVKDGAESSTETLIASNKQGPVYAQSTIGPVSKKEPSFPSLYTDLTFSWCYLNYTKPNPSVQSDHENSVYSSWCISPRNPNPPGLTSKEALSLLCCKQRQTPFTYTTAAMPTSVVEKPVILDSKEPKVSEVHATQSTDPTEVSQAEQTEEEATPKGEGAEEPPSTSKYNEIPRVQICEGGYRSSEEYVYVRGRGRGRYVCEECGIRCKKPSMLRKHIRLHTDARPYICQHCNFAFKTKGNLTKHMKSKAHGQRCPEGTTPGPVLCELDTDEGGGDDVRAIVLAVTEEHQFSDADDGDDDEDDDNEEGEEEASLSSASSASRSLSSEDRGPRTVGGPTTLAGQPSSLSPAQLGHCKGVASPSTPALAGTTSSPIRSVSPSLHLSPALPLSPGRDVSPLRCLSPRLSLSPSPCQSSLSPSSHSVSPFSAKHPSPVRALSPMRPGSPSGPLSSVVGACVMVPHRAYRHRHSAKCPPNSLKPKAKLENTCSTQRRVCQPQSPPRGTVSRHGPAREGQRVLSHLPLHSQPLGLSCGPNLMIPIGGIQMVQCRSALQARRAGLNPPVAQVTASGRERDARGGPPDEVPQRSPARAGRVRAAATYQPADEKKRDAPSAPLTTWKCISQRKERKRAERGAACRTVPVTHFHKGGAVKRNAQTPTDNAAVPKSTWSERASSISSNRENSLREKALAPASGTNTSKVDRIP
- the hivep3a gene encoding transcription factor HIVEP3 isoform X2; amino-acid sequence: MEVSRSQVSAGEKSGGPVHPQQESSLSNQEQATYSPQHQQTTCSQQHYGSPQSKQTKRFRHERKRLRLQKKNVQESDAPEGEKSTWASGSSESTMSGSGGKATEASSSSTSVLNCSVETQESTPKQKRERKAQKPGKYVCTYCGRACAKPSVLQKHIRSHTGERPYPCAPCGFSFKTKSNLYKHRKSHTHRVKAGLASGTEGPGVSCPDEPVTESDEETGKTSSSFTLKSQRMISSQRTEISSKGQSQEMEDSHAVKKRLAMRLSRGRQAPVSSSEEASSSFGLGSKGSTESGYFSRSESTDVSQDSPPNTSGKTYAEVILGKFGRFGHLQRSARHQQEQSGGQEARTIPFAVPKKQVIDHITKLITINEAVVDTSKIDSVKPRRFSLSRRSSVESKASLPKETLLHSAKDIEMNPKSSGSITLGVPCEKFQHHSLSISQPADLSSTVPLMRSHSLPSEASAASTASSRSLRLSQSFEEQQPAQSRRHGMLRRQPAIELPIGAEVATEEQLSSSSSFHLSVPTVPDCKQKQFEPFECEACGVSCNSWETYKTHKHHHCLARLSHQLEIPVCLAEEPGSLHKTRIGALGIRKRRKEESLELDDPTIPATYTPPLGSIATCEKPNTESSASSQLHEKESALKGVSVIQHTSIFDKQDPILRTQGAYEAAKDKLLSHDLHQTFGDSHSKEQATKPTFRKLVRQHNVQVPEILVTEDTNTNMAVSPDVSDIKETEKVGDFQWPQRSLTLAQLPIEKLPPKKKRLRLAEAAQSSGDSSFESSSLPHSPHQDSSTSHASGHSASLEEPVKGDVDTMSSRRSRAPHMLTIPTGLHHPHREMRRSASEQAPHVSQQTNPTVETRSKSFDYSCLSPDRTPAGWRERRKCLLIRHSAVREPEEEDPTPKPAGAIPPSTSTSISPRNSPSTPQSPGRSTSHNVSLGNTVRPSFSHKHAGQWQLNQPPGDSENVPQVSTQVHPEQHTLMESPQCPSGAARAHYSSVSTGLKLEIPIEENVGESSASVHSLHLPHYLHYQHSHLNITPSQELLRPVGIQTVPVRLHSDLPCHANAVYTTLSQTMAGTSQDPGCSGVRFDSTASTHPSIDFKEQPSVSEGSKSCSSGGNKRVLSPTSSVEFSQESQQQKRVKEEDEVKDGAESSTETLIASNKQGPVYAQSTIGPVSKKEPSFPSLYTDLTFSWCYLNYTKPNPSVQSDHENSVYSSWCISPRNPNPPGLTSKEALSLLCCKQRQTPFTYTTAAMPTSVVEKPVILDSKEPKVSEVHATQSTDPTEVSQAEQTEEEATPKGEGAEEPPSTSKYNEIPRVQICEGGSSEEYVYVRGRGRGRYVCEECGIRCKKPSMLRKHIRLHTDARPYICQHCNFAFKTKGNLTKHMKSKAHGQRCPEGTTPGPVLCELDTDEGGGDDVRAIVLAVTEEHQFSDADDGDDDEDDDNEEGEEEASLSSASSASRSLSSEDRGPRTVGGPTTLAGQPSSLSPAQLGHCKGVASPSTPALAGTTSSPIRSVSPSLHLSPALPLSPGRDVSPLRCLSPRLSLSPSPCQSSLSPSSHSVSPFSAKHPSPVRALSPMRPGSPSGPLSSVVGACVMVPHRAYRHRHSAKCPPNSLKPKAKLENTCSTQRRVCQPQSPPRGTVSRHGPAREGQRVLSHLPLHSQPLGLSCGPNLMIPIGGIQMVQCRSALQARRAGLNPPVAQVTASGRERDARGGPPDEVPQRSPARAGRVRAAATYQPADEKKRDAPSAPLTTWKCISQRKERKRAERGAACRTVPVTHFHKGGAVKRNAQTPTDNAAVPKSTWSERASSISSNRENSLREKALAPASGTNTSKVDRIP